Genomic window (Arachis hypogaea cultivar Tifrunner chromosome 13, arahy.Tifrunner.gnm2.J5K5, whole genome shotgun sequence):
ATTATAGTGGCGAACCTTTGATAGTTGATGACATGTTTGATAGAGTGGAGGTAGCTTCCTAAACTACTAATTACAAAGTTCTTTTTGTATAGAATATGAACATCCTTAACTGAAATCAATCTTGGAAACAGTTAAAGCTGAGATGGTACCGTTCAAAATCGGTTATCAAGTATCCTCGATGCAGCATCAGGAGGCAATCAGCATATGCTGATGCAGAGGTAATTTCCCCCTACCCCCATATAGAGTTGGTGATTTCCACTTTTTGGCTCATTGTGTCTCTGAGAAAGTTCGGGTTCTGTGTGATGTGATGTGTTTCTATCGACTGCTTTTAGCTGATACATAATTAGTGGTATATCAAGATATTTGTGTAGTTAGAATGTTCACAAGCGTTTTCCCCAATAGTTTGGCTAAGCTTGTAGAGCTTATGTAAACGTGAATAGGAGAACTCAACTTGTATACTCTTAAAAGCTTATGAGTCAGCTTGAGAGTTTGACAGCCTTGTCCTCTATCTGCCTTTTTTCTTGGCTTTTCTTCACTAGAATATTGATACGTGTGGTTGTAGGGCAGGAAGATCTGTCTATGGTTTTTGCATTGGCAAGCACATGGACCATGTTCCTTGCATTCGGCAGTTTAGTATGCCTTGGGCCGACATTATACACTGTTGGCATGACTTATCAGAATGCATTCAGTTCGGGATTATCACTTGATAGCCAACCATCTGGTCTAGAACTAACCATGGTGAATAGCATATTCGTCGTGCTATGTTTTGTAATTGGATACCCAATTGTTTCGGCTTCAGGTGAaatgattttgttaatttctattttctgttCTTCATTTAAAGTCTTCATCTTCAAATTTGCATGCTGAAAATTGTGTAAAATAACAAGCCCTTCTGTTTAGTTCAATTGATCTAATtccttttatctttttaaattattcttattcttattattattttaaacagAGAAAAATATTCATTCAGATGTTGTGTTGTCACTCTATGTATTTGTATATTACTAAGTACTAACCACCCTTTCTCACAGTTAAGGTGCTTCAGGGCCTGTGGGTGAATGATTTGGTGGCATTGAAAGGTGCATGTCCAAATTGTGGAGAAGAGGTAATTCCTTATCTGAAATTTTCTTGATTTATTATGTTTCTAAATTCTACCCGGCTAGAGGCACTCACCAAACTCATCCACACTCAGTTAATTCATTTTCCTTCAGGTATTTGCATTTGTGAGAATGGACAGGAATATCGACTCACCACATAGAGCAAATTGTCATGTGTGTGGAAGTATCTTAGAATTCCGCACAAAAGTAGAGGTAGTAAACTAGCAATGTTTAGATTGTTTTTCACTCATCCAAAATGCAATTCATAAAACTAGACTACACCCTCCAAAATATGATGCTGCACTTAACTTGACGTCATCCTTTTGCAGCCATCATCAGTCTCAAGATTAGGCAGAAAATGGGTTTATGGGCGGATTTACCTTGTCTCAGCAAGAGGAAGATTTCGATAGCAGAAGCAACTCATGATCTTTTTGTCCACCATTTTTGAGTTTCTTTGATCAATGATTGTGAAGGGAAGTCTTGGAGCAACGATCGAGTTGTCTCCATATAACCTCAAGGTCACCGGGTTCAAGCTGTGGAAACAGCCATTGATGTAATTATCAGGTTAGGTTGTGTACGTTACACCCATTGGGTGTAGTCCTTACCCGGACCTTGCGTTAACGCGGGATGTTTGTGCACCAGGCTATCATTTTTGATCAATGATTGTGTATAGAAAGGATCAGATTACAACCAATTTGTTTCCTATATTTAGTTTTAGGCTAGAACAAGTTGTGCCTGAAATatcatcttttacttttttcACAAGGAAGCTGGCATGTTAGTGGATGGACAACTAATTTCTTTGTTTTGGTCGAGTGTTAGTGTTATATGCGagatttcaaaattgaatttccttttctttttcttttcttctggaTATTATGATATCAGAGAATTAGAGGAATATTGAATTCTGATGACAATAATTTAAAGCAGGAAGTCAGGAActgaagtcctatttatacaggttgatctctattttctttgtttcgtACGAACTCTTGTGATCTAATATGAAATTTCATGAGGCTGGGTTAGATGCCTACTTTATTTGTTAAAATCATGGGTTTATTTGTGATTCTGGCTACCAATTGGTGGTTATAATTTTTATTGGTTCTGTAAATTTATAATTCTTACCATTTGTATCCATCTACCTGATTTTATTTCGAGTACGCCTTAAAGCAAAACagaaaatagataaaacaaaGAATAAATATCCTTTCCAGTATCTAATTATTTCGATATTTATCCAAAAGACGAAGTGTTTTCCAACAATTTTAAAATACCTAATTAGTTTGCAGCAACCAAGATTTCTGATCAAATTGGTCATTATAATTGATCACAAAATGGTTACCTGCTGGTTGGTACGAGATTTATGTAAGATGAAAACTCAAGTGCAGTTGaattcatgtgaagttgataactgaaaaccgttagatgatttgactgtaCCTGAGTTTTTACCTTTATGTAAAAATGGTTCATGAAAATAGAAAGTAATAAACCCCTCAAATTGGAACAAGAGTAATCTATGAAATTTGTTTTACAAACAAAATGAACGTTTTAGTGAGAGTTCATTTAGGCTAAGTGCAACCAATTAGCCTATAGTACTTATTAAGTCATTTTTTAACCTTAAAAAAGGGTTATGCCAGGCGATAGCAAGATTTTACACCTTAATGATGAGATGATCTATGTCATACAAACTTATCTCAGAGGAATAAGTACATGGCTTGCTAGGATTAAACATTACTGTTATTATTTTGaacttatatcttcattcctttcCAAAATTAAAAAACTGGAAAACttggatgaaaaaaaaaaaaaaaatcctctaTACTAATGCTAATGTTACACCAAGGATAAATGGTCCTTCAGAATTTCGTGGTAAGTAACTTATTTCACAGTTCAACAAACACAGTTTTGTGTTCTGCAATCCAAAATTCGCTGCAACAAGAGGTGTCATTATAAATTAATAGAAGAAACAGCTATTCACCATGGAAAGCAGAAGCTAATGTTCATAATCTGCAAAAATCAGTAACATTCTACACTCAAGTAAAGCAAATAACTGCGATACAAAAGATCTTCCTCATTTTTGTGTGCAACTACCGGCAGTCATGTAATCAAGTAAATCTCTTAGCCGTGTTGGAGATATTCGCAAATATTCCAATGCCCAAACAATCAGAAGTGTGCCAAACTGTAAACTAAAGTCCAGGAAAGCTGCACAAATGTTAAATGCAAAGTCAGATTATACATTAACGAACTGTAAAAGATCTCTCTTCTTTTTGTTAAGTATAATTTTGTTACTCTTGACAGAACAATGACAGACATAGTAAATTACCAGGAAAAGGGTTGTAGATGCAAAAAGCCCCTCTTGGAGGAGGGTACCATGGCCACCAAACTCTTCCTCATCAACCTTCAATATTATTGCATAATAGCCATATATGAATGAAGTTGACAACAGTAAGAAACTGCAACAAAACGAAAACATAGCatcaacataaaataaatatcatTTTTTGTAAATAGTGTTAATCGGAAGATCACATCATACTGTAAATCACATAAAAGTGCAATGAtagatttaataatataaatcaaGCCTCAGAAATAACCGAAACGAAAGATAATTTATTCAGTCATATAACATTGTCAGAATCAAGCCTGTAAACTTTCACATAAGTAGGTTTAAAAAAGTCATAAAATCTTCTGCTACATGAGCATATAATATATTATACATGATTGTATAAAATATCAATGATGATTTCGGCTGCAAAAGCTTGAAGATCTTTGTATCTTGCCTCATTATTGAATTTATTTCAACAGAATACTAGATTTTTTCTAGGAGTTAACATATACTAAACCTTGTTACACTAGATGGGAAGGAATGGTTCCATGAATCAGATAACGATGTTTTAATTCTTTTAGATGTTAAAAGTATAATAGAAAATTTACAATTAATAGTACATTGAATTCATAAAACGAAAACAAAGTATTGACACAACATCAACAACAGGGCAACTATTTCCTAAGCAGCAACCTCCTTATTTATAGACTTTATCTTGCTGCTGCTGTGAACAATAAACATGGGCAATTTCCCAAGTGGCCATCTTCTTATTTAGAGTAACAGCCACATATCAATATGAATAGCATCCATGATCCATCATTGAGCTTAATTTATGCAAATCTCAATAACTTTTGATGTTTTAATAGGTCAAAATCTCTTGTGCCCTAGACTAGTCTCAACTCTACAAGGTTATTCACTTTCAATGTTctccataatcaattaatcaATGGTAGAATCTCATCCGCTCATATCTCCTTTTCTCCAGTATGTACTTTCTTGTCATGTAAATGTTGGAAATTGGACCTAATCCTAAACTATATAATCATGATCATACATTCTCAATAAAATTTTATCAGTAGTATGTTTTTTTTCAGATAAGATGTTTCAAGATTTATGCATGGGCAGGCACAGAGCAATCACAATTCATGAATTCACTTATACAAAATCGCAACTGAATATACAAATTCAATGGTAAATACAAGATGGACACACAAATGGAGGGAGGAAAAAACTTACAGGATAAACCATATTCCTCCAACCAAAGGTATGGCACCCCAAATTAATCCACATACAAGGCCAATGACTTGTCTAATCCAGTGCAACACGTCTCCCAATTGATCCTACAGAAAACAAAACATGCTGTTAACATGATGAGATCAACTCAACTACATAAAAGAGTATGATAAAAGAAGATTCAATATGGTTGTTACATATTATCCTTGTTTAGACCAATTTTTCAGTAGGTAAATTATTTCACTTTACTATATCCAAAATTAGTCCTTTATTTTAAGCCAATTACATGGAAAAATCTAAACTGGGACTAGGAATGGATCTACACAAGCTGAAAGGGGGAAAGAAAGCAAAACCAACAAATATAAAAGATCGTCAATGAAAGAATTGAAGTACAAACCTTGTCCCATGAAGCTTCAGGATCAAACAATTTAGCGAATTTAGAAGGTGAAAGGTGACCATTCTGGTGCTGCTGTTGATGATTCAGCTTAGCGGATTTACCTTCCTTCATAGTGAGAAATTAACAATTTTCACCGATTGGAATTAAAATTAGGAGCAACTGAGTAGTGCGTATCAGCTAATTCGTGTAAAGTTCGGGTTTTTGAACCGAAATTGCGAATCCAAGGGCCAATGATTAGGTTTAGTAATTGGAATGGAACGAAGCACAAAAAGAGAAGAAGGTGAGAGAAGGTTAGGGTTTTGGAATacaagaaaaacagaaaagaacGTGAGTGAGGGTggaagaatttaaaaattgaaaaagtttgGAATTTGATCTGATTCAATAGCACCAAACCATTAAACTACCCACTTGCTTCTGCTGGCTGCGTTGTATTCTCAGTGACAACAGACACCAAATATTTCTTTATCATAAATtcgtttattatttattatttattttttaaatctatgAACCCTAATAAcaagtatataatatttaaatttgaatttaaattttgcttaaaatatttctaaaaaaactAACTTCTGTACTAAATTTTACTGATAAAAaggaaatttaaaatcttttactttttaGTATCATTGAATAAGTTAAATCTTTTGAAGTAAAACGGTAATTTTCTAAATTTCTAAAGTATGGTCTAGTTCAGGATTgaattcaattttacttttaaaaaatttactattCGTTCGAATTCCAAATTTCCGatcattaaatttaaatttatatatagtatCCATATATGACTCTTTCTGTTTCTGATCTCCATCCACTGTTTCACTTTGATTTCACTTCAGCTCGGAAGAAGGACCCATTTCTTCCAATTCATCTTTCTTTCCGAactagggttagggttttagtGAGAAATGGGTAGCCCGAAGAAGAACGAAAGCAAGGGCTTTTTTGCCTCCGTATCTTCTAGCTTCTCCGTTTTCAGCAACGCGATGCACCGATCCGTCAATGGGTACTTCCATCATCACTCATTCCTTCAATACTCCTCAAAGCTATAGACTTTACTCACTTAATTGCATCGCTTGGTTCTCTTATGCTTACCAGATTTCTGCATACGCACATGCTAGGATTGTTCATGTGATTTGAACTATTTAGGTTCCCGTATTAGTATTGCTGCAATGCTTGATCTAGTTAGTAGTTAGTAGTACATAAGTGTTCTAATAGGATAAAGAATTCACTTTTTCAACTAAAAGGATGAGATTTTACTTGTTTTGACTTACTTTGCCACATGGTTCTTACATGATTAAAACGGCTAGGTGAAAGAAACTTGGCTGAATTCACTCTCTGTGCTTTGTAGCTCTTAGCTCCATACCAGATAAACTACTGTATGCTGCTTTGAAGAATTTTTGTGCATCATTATGATGGATTATGAATTATGTAGTATAAATAGTCAAAGATAAGTCAGATGAAGTTCCATCTGACTAATAAAGCCATGAAGTTCCATCTGTGATATAATCCTATATGTGTGTCAATTTCCTAACTCCTAAGCCTATTTATATGATTTACCTTTGGTTCTAGACTTTTGGGATATGAAGGTGTAGAAGTCATAAATCCAGAGGGAGGTAAAGAAGATGCAGAGGAAGAAGCTCAGAGGGGAAGATGGAAGCAGGAGGTgtttatttcctttttctttttagaaaGAT
Coding sequences:
- the LOC112736643 gene encoding uncharacterized protein, encoding MVAIHILFYVFVVNQFLQIKSKHMASTTTLLELQPWNYNYHRAFSLRISSKIHRVSATSDHRPAAPSCIFVGPLETANQETLEALYSQARDAYYSGEPLIVDDMFDRVELKLRWYRSKSVIKYPRCSIRRQSAYADAEEDLSMVFALASTWTMFLAFGSLVCLGPTLYTVGMTYQNAFSSGLSLDSQPSGLELTMVNSIFVVLCFVIGYPIVSASVKVLQGLWVNDLVALKGACPNCGEEVFAFVRMDRNIDSPHRANCHVCGSILEFRTKVEPSSVSRLGRKWVYGRIYLVSARGRFR
- the LOC112736645 gene encoding uncharacterized protein, encoding MKEGKSAKLNHQQQHQNGHLSPSKFAKLFDPEASWDKDQLGDVLHWIRQVIGLVCGLIWGAIPLVGGIWFILFLLLSTSFIYGYYAIILKVDEEEFGGHGTLLQEGLFASTTLFLLSWTLVYSLAHF